A single genomic interval of Tursiops truncatus isolate mTurTru1 chromosome 1, mTurTru1.mat.Y, whole genome shotgun sequence harbors:
- the USP1 gene encoding ubiquitin carboxyl-terminal hydrolase 1: MPGVIPSESNGLSRGSPSKKNRLSLKFFQKKETKRALDFTDSQENEEKTSEYRGSEIDQVVPAAQSSPVNCEKRENLLPFVGLNNLGNTCYLNSILQVLYFCPGFKSGVKHLFNIISRKKEALKDEASPKDKGSCKEDSSASYELICSLQSLIISVEQLQASFLLNPEKYTDELATQPRRLLNTLRELNPMYEGYLQHDAQEVLQCILGNIQETCQLLKKEVKNVAELSTKVEEKHQKEEMSGNNSMEMDSMRHCEDYKEKLPKVNGKRKSDTEFGNMKKKVKVSKEHQSLEENQRQTRSKRKATVDSLDIPAKIIPKYISENESARPSQKKSRVKINWLKSAAKQPSIISKFCSLGKITTNQESKGQCKENEYNLEEDLGKYENDNTANGCGLESPGNNVMPANEVKPINKGAEQIGFELVEKLFQGQLVLRTRCLECESLTERREDFQDISVPVQEDELSKVEESSEISPEPKTEMKTLRWAISQFASVERIVGEDKYFCENCHHYTEAERSLLFDKMPEVITIHLKCFAASGLEFDCYGGGLSKINTPLLTPLKLSLEEWSTKPTNDSYGLFAVVMHSGITISSGHYTASVKVTDLNSLELDKENFVIDQMCDIGKPEPLNEEEARGVVENYDDEEVSIRVSGNTQPSKVLNKKNVEAIGLLGGQKSKADYELYNKASNPDKVASTAFAENRNSETNNTNGTHESDRNKESNDQTGINMSGFENKISYVVQSLKEYEGKWLLFDDSEVKVTEEKDFLNSLSPSTSPTSTPYLLFYKKL; this comes from the exons ATGCCCGGTGTCATACCTAGTGAAAGTAATGGGCTTTCAAGAGGTAGTCcatcaaaaaaaaacagactttcCTTGAAGttttttcagaaaaaggaaaccaagagaGCCTTGGATTTCACAGACtctcaagaaaatgaagaaaaaacttcTGAATATAGAGGATCTGAAAT TGATCAAGTTGTTCCTGCAGCACAGTCCTCACCTGTCAActgtgagaagagagaaaacttgTTACCGTTTGTGGGACTGAATAATCTCGGCAATACTTGTTATCTTAATAGTATACTTCAG GTATTATATTTTTGTCCTGGTTTTAAATCTGGAGTGAAGcacttatttaatattatttcaaggaagaaagaagccCTAAAAGATGAAGCCAGTCCAAAAgataag GGAAGTTGCAAAGAAGATTCTTCAGCAAGTTATGAACTAATATGCAGCTTACAGTCCTTGATCATTTCAGTCGAACAGCTTCAGGCTAGTTTTCTCTTAAATCCAGAGAAATATACTGATGAACTTGCTACTCAGCCAAGGCGACTACTTAACACACTCAG ggAACTCAACCCTATGTATGAAGGATATCTACAGCATGATGCACAGGAAGTATTACAGTGTATTTTGGGAAACATTCAAGAAACATGCCAACTcctaaaaaaagaagtaaaaaatgtgGCAGAGTTATCTACTAAGGtagaagaaaaacatcagaaagaggaaatgagTGGTAATAACAGCATGGAGATGGACAGTATGAGGCATTGTGAAGACTATAAAGAAAAATTGCCAaaagtaaatgggaaaagaaaaagtgacactgaatttggtaacatgaagaaaaaagttaaagtcTCTAAGGAACACCAGTCTTTGGAAGAAAACCAGAGACAAACCAGATCAAAAAGAAAAGCTACAGTTGATTCATTAGATATTCCTGCTAAAATAATCCCCAAGTACATTTCTGAAAATGAGAGTGCAAGACCCTCACAAAAGAAATCAAGAGTTAAAATAAACTGGTTAAAGTCTGCAGCTAAGCAACCCAGCATTATTTCTAAATTCTGTAGTCTGGGTAAAATAACAACAAACCAAGAATCCAAAGGACaatgtaaagaaaatgaatataatctTGAAGAGGACTTGGGGAAGTATGAGAATGATAATACAGCTAATGGTTGTGGACTTGAATCTCCAGGGAATAATGTTATGCCTGCTAATGAAGTTAAGCCCATAAACAAAG GTGCAGAGCAAATTGGTTTTGAGCTAGTGGAGAAATTATTTCAAGGTCAGCTGGTATTAAGGACTCGTTGCTTAGAATGTGAAAGTttaacagaaagaagagaagatttTCAAGACATCAGTGTACCAGTGCAAGAAGATGAGCTTTCCAAAGTAGAGGAGAGTTCTGAAA TTTCTCCAGaaccaaaaacagaaatgaagaccctgAGATGGGCAATTTCACAGTTTGCTTCAGTGGAGAGGATTGTAGGAGAAGataaatatttctgtgaaaattgccatcaTTATACTGAAGCTGAACGAAGTCTTTTGTTTGACAAAATGCCTGAAGTTATAACTATTCATTTGAAGTGCTTTGCTGCTAGTGGCTTGGA GTTTGATTGTTATGGTGGTGGACTTTCCAAGATCAACACTCCTTTACTGACACCTCTTAAACTGTCACTAGAAGAATGGAGCACAAAGCCAACCAACGACAGCTATGGATTATTTGCAGTTGTGATGCATAGTGGCATTACAATTAGTAGTGGGCATTATACTGCTTCTGTTAAAGTCACTGACCTTAACAGTTTAGAACTAGATAAGGAAAATTTTGTGATCGACCAAATGTGTGATATAGGTAAGCCAGAACCATTGAATGAGGAGGAAGCAAGGGGTGTGGTCGAAAACTATGACGATGAAGAAGTGTCGATTAGAGTCAGTGGAAATACCCAGCCAAGTAAAGTTTTgaacaaaaaaaatgtagaagCTATTGGACTTCTTGGAGGACAAAAGAGTAAAGCAGATTATGAGTTATACAACAAAGCATCTAATCCTGATAAAGTTGCCAGTACAGCATTTGctgaaaatagaaattctgaGACTAACAATACTAATGGGACCCATGAATCTGATAGAAACAAGGAATCCAATGACCAAACAGGCATTAACATGAgtggttttgaaaacaaaatttcatatgtaGTGCAAAGCTTAAAGGAGTATGAGGGGAAGTGGTTGCTTTTTGATGATTCTGAAGTGAAAGTTACTGAAGAGAAGgactttttaaattctctttccccttctacATCTCCTACATCTACTCCTTACTTgctattttataagaaattatag